In Synechococcus sp. CB0101, a genomic segment contains:
- a CDS encoding DUF3747 domain-containing protein, protein MIHSVRTLAALLPLAGALALLSPEPAAAKALFEAVEVDQSKFVIVAAPIGDGSRAQLNIYEQRSAARPCYAVQGSQPGVVDPLLSTFDFTGICNRFIDGNGYSLRIGDNDLGTVYRLSVVKESGDTLLMALPTKPGVGPELVVARSGGSANGFLLLVPEPGWKLMRRQFGGRTLGHVYVYRADWPDAGAAAAPDAAPALPAEGS, encoded by the coding sequence GTGATTCATTCGGTCCGCACCCTCGCTGCACTGCTGCCCCTGGCTGGTGCCCTGGCACTGCTCTCGCCTGAGCCTGCTGCTGCCAAGGCGCTGTTTGAAGCCGTGGAGGTGGATCAGAGCAAGTTTGTGATCGTGGCGGCGCCGATCGGTGATGGCAGCCGCGCTCAGCTCAACATCTATGAGCAGCGCTCAGCAGCGAGGCCTTGCTACGCGGTGCAGGGGAGCCAGCCAGGGGTGGTGGACCCGCTGCTCTCCACCTTCGACTTCACCGGCATCTGCAACCGTTTCATCGACGGCAATGGCTACTCGCTCAGGATCGGCGATAACGACCTGGGCACCGTGTATCGCCTCAGTGTGGTGAAGGAGTCGGGCGACACCCTGCTGATGGCTCTTCCCACCAAGCCTGGGGTTGGCCCTGAATTGGTGGTGGCCCGCAGTGGTGGCAGCGCGAACGGCTTTCTCTTGCTCGTGCCGGAGCCCGGCTGGAAGCTGATGCGGCGTCAGTTCGGTGGCCGCACCCTCGGCCATGTGTACGTCTACCGCGCTGATTGGCCCGATGCCGGGGCGGCGGCGGCCCCTGACGCGGCGCCTGCCCTGCCTGCAGAAGGCAGCTGA
- the def gene encoding peptide deformylase — MASSFARLARSAENAGRLQVSKEPVDHPPYDIHTLGDQVLRTPAKRIGKVDDSIRSLARDMLVSMYAAKGIGLAAPQIGEPLQLLVIDLEIEDPKSPPLILINPEITSVGGSLCTYEEGCLSIPGVYLDVVRPSVVDVSYRDEMGRPKRLKADGLMARCIQHEMDHLNGVLFVDRVTDHDKLREGLGEKGFNPADVHAIA; from the coding sequence TTGGCCAGCAGCTTCGCCCGATTGGCCCGTTCTGCCGAAAACGCCGGCCGGCTGCAGGTGTCGAAGGAGCCGGTGGATCACCCTCCCTACGACATCCACACCCTGGGTGACCAGGTGCTGCGCACCCCTGCCAAGCGCATCGGCAAGGTGGACGACAGCATCCGTTCGCTGGCCCGCGACATGTTGGTGAGCATGTATGCCGCCAAGGGCATCGGTTTGGCTGCTCCGCAGATCGGTGAGCCGCTGCAGCTGCTGGTGATCGATCTGGAGATCGAAGACCCCAAAAGCCCGCCCCTGATCCTGATCAACCCCGAGATCACCTCGGTGGGCGGCAGTCTCTGCACCTACGAGGAGGGGTGCCTGAGCATCCCCGGGGTGTACCTCGATGTGGTGCGGCCGAGCGTGGTGGATGTGAGCTACCGCGATGAGATGGGCCGTCCCAAGCGGCTCAAGGCCGATGGCCTGATGGCTCGCTGCATTCAGCACGAGATGGACCATCTCAATGGTGTGCTGTTCGTCGACCGCGTCACCGATCACGACAAGCTGCGCGAAGGCCTGGGGGAGAAGGGCTTCAATCCAGCCGATGTGCACGCAATCGCCTGA
- a CDS encoding prolyl oligopeptidase family serine peptidase, with protein sequence MASPGSSSAPLSAALVLGKTPSLKEPHLLGGVLYWLEQRPHERGRTTLMARSGPTAAAVELTPGDWNLRCRVHEYGGGACAIGRRATGDAVAVFVHDSDRCLWLLPLDAPGSTPRRLTTPSDNGRFPAALGGGVIDPRHDRWIGVMEADGRDTLVAVALTGGAPQPLHAPADFCGYPSLSPAGNQLAWVEWQQPCMPWERSQVWLAPVDPDGSLASPRPVAGSAPGDAEACSVFQPLWAGDQLVVSNDRSGFWNLECWRQAAQASASAAPKWEPLLPMEADYAMPQWVFGMSTLAWDGEQLLALACRQGSWELGQVLMPKQPGSAGQWQVLPQPFTDLAELCAEQGQLACVASSAREPSGLLELELSSGRWRHQSAAPCPLKPEAISQPEALWFSGHGGQPTHAWYYPPAGGGHPEAPLLVKGHSGPTSMARTGLSLGIQFWTSRGWGVVDVNYGGSTGFGRAYRERLNRQWGVVDVADCAAAAQALVARGLASAERIAIEGGSAGGFTALAALCFTDTFRAGASRYGVADLTALASDTHRFEARYLDGLVGPWPVAKATYEERSPLQHADRIRCPVIFFQGLEDVVVPPEQTERMAAELKANGIPVEVHLFPEEGHGFRNGATQIQVLEATEAFFRRHFQL encoded by the coding sequence ATGGCTTCGCCTGGATCCAGCTCAGCCCCCCTCTCCGCTGCGCTGGTGCTGGGCAAGACCCCCAGCCTCAAGGAGCCCCACCTGCTGGGCGGTGTTCTCTATTGGCTGGAGCAGCGCCCCCATGAGCGCGGGCGCACCACCTTGATGGCCCGCAGCGGCCCAACCGCCGCCGCCGTGGAGCTCACGCCAGGCGACTGGAATCTGCGCTGCCGCGTGCATGAATACGGCGGCGGTGCCTGCGCGATCGGTCGCCGGGCCACTGGCGACGCGGTGGCCGTGTTTGTGCACGACAGCGATCGCTGCCTGTGGCTGTTACCTCTCGACGCTCCTGGCAGCACGCCGCGGCGCCTCACCACCCCCAGCGACAACGGCCGCTTCCCGGCTGCCCTCGGCGGCGGGGTGATCGATCCCCGTCACGACCGCTGGATCGGCGTGATGGAAGCCGATGGACGCGACACCCTGGTGGCCGTAGCGCTCACGGGGGGCGCCCCTCAACCGCTGCACGCACCAGCCGATTTCTGCGGCTACCCCTCTCTGAGCCCCGCCGGCAACCAGCTGGCCTGGGTGGAGTGGCAGCAGCCCTGCATGCCCTGGGAGCGCAGCCAGGTGTGGCTGGCCCCAGTCGATCCCGATGGCAGCCTGGCTTCCCCTCGGCCCGTGGCCGGCTCCGCCCCAGGCGATGCGGAAGCATGCTCGGTGTTTCAACCGCTCTGGGCCGGCGATCAGCTGGTGGTGAGCAACGACCGCAGCGGCTTCTGGAACCTGGAGTGCTGGAGGCAAGCTGCCCAGGCCAGCGCCAGCGCCGCACCCAAGTGGGAGCCGCTGCTGCCGATGGAGGCGGACTACGCCATGCCCCAATGGGTGTTCGGCATGAGCACCCTGGCCTGGGACGGAGAACAGCTGCTGGCGCTGGCCTGCCGCCAGGGCAGCTGGGAGCTGGGTCAGGTGCTGATGCCCAAGCAGCCCGGCAGCGCCGGCCAATGGCAGGTGCTGCCCCAACCGTTCACCGATCTGGCCGAGCTTTGTGCGGAGCAAGGCCAACTGGCCTGCGTGGCCAGCAGCGCCCGCGAACCCTCCGGCCTGCTGGAGCTGGAGCTGAGCAGCGGCCGCTGGCGCCATCAGAGCGCCGCACCGTGCCCACTCAAGCCTGAGGCCATCAGCCAGCCGGAGGCGTTGTGGTTCAGCGGCCACGGCGGCCAGCCCACCCATGCCTGGTACTACCCGCCAGCCGGTGGCGGCCACCCGGAAGCGCCCCTGCTGGTGAAAGGCCACAGCGGACCCACGAGCATGGCGCGCACGGGACTGAGCCTGGGCATCCAGTTCTGGACATCCCGCGGCTGGGGCGTGGTGGATGTGAACTACGGCGGCTCCACCGGCTTTGGCCGCGCCTACCGCGAGCGCCTCAATCGCCAGTGGGGTGTGGTGGACGTGGCCGACTGCGCTGCCGCAGCGCAAGCGCTGGTGGCCCGCGGGCTGGCCAGCGCCGAGCGCATTGCGATCGAAGGGGGCAGCGCGGGTGGCTTCACCGCCCTGGCGGCCCTCTGTTTCACCGACACCTTCCGGGCCGGCGCCAGTCGTTACGGCGTGGCCGACCTCACCGCCCTGGCGAGCGACACCCACCGGTTTGAAGCTCGCTACCTCGATGGCCTGGTGGGGCCCTGGCCCGTAGCGAAGGCCACCTATGAGGAGCGCTCGCCGCTGCAACATGCCGATCGCATCCGCTGTCCGGTGATCTTTTTCCAGGGTCTTGAGGATGTGGTGGTGCCGCCGGAGCAGACCGAACGGATGGCAGCGGAGCTGAAGGCCAATGGCATCCCGGTGGAGGTGCACCTCTTCCCGGAGGAGGGACACGGCTTCCGCAATGGCGCCACCCAGATCCAGGTACTGGAAGCCACCGAAGCCTTCTTCCGCCGCCACTTCCAGCTGTGA
- a CDS encoding sodium/glutamate symporter gives MNDLLPALWTPERLLGLAWLALAGSVLTLILAAGRRIGRRLNLRLWGVPEALVAGLIGLLVAPSGALPLLPPHLMELWGELPLVLLTLVFGSLMLGKPLPQLGGLWRPVGGQVSLALVLAFGQYVVGGLAVLLVLQPWLGVSPVMACLIEVAYEGGHGSAAAMGPSYAALGFPGGQDLGLAMATVGLLSSTLVGGVVVVIGRQRGWLLAQGTPTPSTAAVQPTAASAAPERPAWADWAVNLALAGCAVLIGVVLLQLLRLGTDAIGGGVAEVGRALPVFPLAIIGSLLMRWLLERTGRSHWASAPIQSEIGTLSADLLITSATACLNLALLAADWLPLTVLAVAGLTWNLAVTLLLAPRVLPADWFERAVLEFGQATGVAASGLLLLRMADPDDHSAALPAFSLKQLLLQPFLAGGVVTVVAPLAVASWGLPTWTAFCLGLVLFAGGAGLLLAQAGRNTEPSAAHP, from the coding sequence ATGAACGACCTTCTGCCCGCGCTCTGGACTCCCGAGAGGCTGCTCGGACTGGCTTGGCTGGCCCTGGCCGGTTCCGTTCTCACCCTGATCCTGGCCGCTGGGCGCCGCATCGGCCGGCGGCTGAACCTGCGGCTCTGGGGTGTTCCAGAAGCCTTGGTGGCGGGGCTGATCGGCCTGCTGGTGGCACCCAGCGGAGCACTGCCCCTGTTGCCGCCTCACCTGATGGAGCTCTGGGGCGAGCTACCGCTCGTGCTGCTCACCCTGGTGTTTGGGTCGCTGATGCTGGGCAAACCCTTGCCTCAACTGGGCGGGCTCTGGCGCCCCGTGGGGGGGCAGGTGTCGCTGGCACTCGTTCTCGCCTTTGGCCAGTACGTGGTGGGAGGCCTGGCGGTACTGCTGGTATTGCAGCCATGGCTGGGGGTGAGCCCGGTGATGGCCTGCCTGATCGAAGTGGCCTACGAAGGCGGTCATGGCTCCGCAGCCGCGATGGGTCCGAGCTATGCGGCCCTCGGCTTTCCAGGCGGCCAGGATCTGGGCCTAGCCATGGCCACCGTGGGGCTACTCAGCTCCACCCTGGTGGGGGGCGTGGTGGTGGTGATCGGTCGTCAACGGGGCTGGCTCCTGGCCCAGGGGACCCCCACACCCAGCACTGCCGCAGTGCAGCCCACCGCTGCATCCGCAGCACCCGAGCGCCCCGCCTGGGCGGACTGGGCCGTGAACCTTGCCCTGGCGGGCTGCGCTGTGCTGATCGGCGTGGTGCTGCTGCAGCTGCTGCGCCTGGGCACCGATGCCATCGGCGGTGGTGTGGCCGAGGTGGGGCGCGCCCTACCGGTGTTCCCACTGGCGATCATCGGCTCGCTGTTGATGCGCTGGCTGCTGGAGCGCACTGGCCGCAGCCACTGGGCGTCGGCTCCGATCCAGAGCGAAATCGGCACCCTCTCCGCGGATCTGCTGATCACCTCGGCCACCGCCTGCCTGAACCTGGCCCTGCTGGCCGCGGATTGGCTACCGCTCACGGTGCTGGCCGTGGCGGGGCTCACCTGGAACTTGGCGGTCACCCTGCTGCTGGCGCCCCGGGTGCTGCCGGCCGATTGGTTCGAGCGGGCTGTGCTGGAGTTCGGCCAGGCCACAGGCGTGGCCGCTTCGGGCCTGCTGCTGCTGCGCATGGCCGATCCCGACGACCACAGTGCGGCGCTGCCGGCCTTTTCGCTCAAGCAATTGCTGCTGCAGCCCTTTTTGGCGGGCGGGGTGGTCACGGTGGTGGCCCCATTGGCCGTGGCCAGCTGGGGGCTGCCCACCTGGACCGCCTTCTGCCTGGGTCTGGTGCTGTTCGCCGGAGGCGCGGGCCTGCTGCTGGCCCAGGCCGGACGCAACACTGAACCATCTGCCGCCCACCCATGA
- a CDS encoding sodium/glutamate symporter, with translation MKLFDVLVAFAGLSLLLLAGITLRRKLRWLRQLGIPEALVAGLLGLLIGPFGPLRIFPEQVYTVWAQTPGVLISLVFATLFLGQRLPSPRQLWQRAAGQTAFGMTLGFGQYLVGALLVWLVLQPLFGTNPLMACLIEVGFEGGHGTAAGMGDTFADLGLASGEALGLAMATVGVVSAVLIGSTLVVIGRGRSWLSAEESQPSAGSLLQRAAHSDPMSAEAKLAQEEAAGLSDPTASASVTIDGLTVNLALAGAAVGLGVLLKEGITRLGGVLGGAATADLLNAIPVFPLAMLGGLMVQLLLQWRRHNDLASPVVQASVGSLAMDVLITAAMASLNLPMLEDNWLPFLLLALAGLAWNVAAFLLLARRFFRDHWFERAIADFGQGTGVTATGLLLLRMADPMGRSRAMESFSFKQLVFEPFLGGGLITALAPIALASWGLPRFNAVALLLTVASIAFGLWIGRRAQQT, from the coding sequence ATGAAGCTGTTTGACGTGCTGGTGGCCTTTGCGGGCCTGAGCCTGCTGCTGCTGGCCGGGATCACCCTGCGCCGCAAGCTGCGCTGGCTGCGGCAGCTCGGCATCCCCGAAGCGCTGGTGGCCGGATTGCTGGGGCTGCTGATCGGTCCCTTTGGCCCGCTGCGGATCTTCCCGGAGCAGGTCTACACGGTGTGGGCCCAAACCCCGGGCGTGCTGATCTCACTGGTGTTCGCCACCTTGTTTCTGGGCCAACGCCTGCCCAGCCCGCGGCAGTTGTGGCAGCGGGCAGCCGGCCAAACCGCCTTCGGCATGACGCTCGGATTTGGTCAATACCTGGTGGGTGCCCTACTGGTGTGGCTCGTGCTGCAACCGCTGTTCGGAACCAACCCATTGATGGCCTGCCTGATTGAGGTGGGTTTCGAAGGCGGCCATGGCACCGCCGCCGGCATGGGCGACACCTTTGCCGATCTGGGCCTGGCCTCCGGCGAAGCCCTCGGTCTGGCCATGGCCACGGTGGGCGTGGTGAGTGCTGTGCTGATCGGCAGCACCTTGGTGGTCATCGGCCGCGGCCGCTCCTGGCTCAGCGCCGAGGAGAGCCAGCCCTCGGCAGGCTCTCTGCTGCAACGGGCCGCCCACAGCGATCCGATGTCAGCGGAAGCCAAGCTGGCGCAAGAAGAGGCAGCCGGCCTGAGCGATCCAACGGCATCTGCCTCCGTCACCATCGATGGGCTCACGGTGAACCTGGCCCTGGCGGGCGCCGCTGTTGGCCTGGGCGTCCTGCTCAAGGAGGGCATCACCCGCCTCGGAGGCGTGCTCGGTGGGGCCGCCACCGCCGACCTGCTGAATGCCATCCCCGTCTTTCCCCTCGCGATGTTGGGAGGTCTGATGGTGCAGCTGCTGTTGCAGTGGCGCCGACACAACGATCTGGCCTCGCCGGTGGTGCAAGCCAGCGTGGGCTCCTTGGCGATGGACGTGTTGATCACGGCGGCCATGGCCAGCCTCAACCTGCCGATGCTGGAGGACAACTGGCTGCCCTTCCTGCTGCTGGCGCTGGCCGGTCTGGCCTGGAACGTGGCGGCCTTCCTGCTGCTGGCGCGCCGCTTCTTTCGCGATCACTGGTTCGAGCGAGCGATCGCGGATTTCGGCCAGGGCACCGGCGTCACCGCCACGGGCCTGCTACTGCTGCGCATGGCGGATCCGATGGGCCGCAGCCGGGCCATGGAGAGCTTCTCGTTCAAACAGTTGGTGTTTGAACCGTTCCTCGGCGGCGGCCTGATCACCGCCCTTGCGCCGATCGCGCTGGCCAGCTGGGGCCTACCCCGCTTCAACGCCGTGGCGTTGCTGCTCACCGTTGCATCGATCGCCTTTGGCCTGTGGATCGGGCGCCGCGCCCAGCAGACCTAA
- a CDS encoding class II aldolase/adducin family protein — translation MSEQDLREQLVTVARRMQASGINQGTSGNLSVRIPGGMLITPSSLPYELMQPSDLVALDLAGKPLHPAEPGRPQRRPSSEWRLHADVLANRPEVQAVLHCHSIHATALACHGRGIPPFHYMIAVAGGHDIRCAPYATFGTQELSDGVVEALQGRLACLMAQHGQVVVGPNLDRALALAVEVETLARIYLQARTIGEPPLLSAEQMEQVRHQFRTLLYGH, via the coding sequence ATGAGCGAACAGGACCTGCGCGAGCAGCTGGTGACTGTGGCGCGCCGCATGCAGGCGAGCGGCATCAACCAGGGCACCTCCGGCAATCTTTCAGTGCGCATTCCCGGCGGAATGCTGATCACCCCCAGCTCATTGCCCTATGAGCTGATGCAGCCCAGCGATCTGGTAGCGCTGGATCTGGCGGGGAAACCGCTGCACCCCGCCGAGCCGGGCCGGCCCCAGCGGCGCCCCTCTTCGGAATGGCGGCTGCATGCGGATGTGCTCGCCAACCGGCCGGAGGTGCAGGCCGTGCTGCACTGCCACTCGATCCACGCCACGGCCCTGGCTTGTCACGGTCGCGGCATTCCACCCTTTCACTACATGATTGCGGTGGCCGGCGGCCACGACATTCGCTGCGCTCCCTACGCCACCTTCGGCACCCAGGAGCTCTCCGATGGGGTGGTGGAAGCATTGCAGGGGCGTCTCGCCTGCCTGATGGCCCAGCACGGCCAGGTGGTGGTGGGTCCCAACCTCGATCGGGCCCTGGCTCTGGCGGTGGAGGTGGAAACCCTCGCTCGCATCTACCTGCAGGCTCGAACCATCGGCGAACCGCCCCTGCTCAGTGCCGAGCAGATGGAGCAGGTGCGGCATCAGTTCCGCACCCTGCTCTACGGCCACTAA
- the mtnA gene encoding S-methyl-5-thioribose-1-phosphate isomerase: MKIDGKAWRTIWLEPDGRSIGVIDQIQLPHHFTTRTLRSCDEAAEAIRTMVVRGAPLIGVTGAYGLMLALQADSSDAALAAAFEQLNATRPTAVNLRWALERVRDRVTPLPPAERAEVAKAEAAAIADEDVAMCEAIGEHGLAIFQQLAAARPAERQGQPFNVLTHCNAGWLATVDWGTALAPIYKAHRAGLNIHVWVDETRPRNQGASLTAYELGREGVPHTVIVDNAGGHLMQHGQVDAVIVGTDRTTRRGDVCNKIGTYLKALAAHDNGVPFYVALPASTIDWTIDDGVAEIPIEARSAREVTHIQGRVDDGPAAGQLATVQLTPDGSEGFNPAFDVTPARLVTALITERGVAPASEAGLRNLYA; this comes from the coding sequence ATGAAGATCGACGGCAAGGCCTGGCGCACCATCTGGTTGGAGCCCGATGGCCGCTCGATCGGGGTGATCGATCAGATCCAGCTGCCGCATCACTTCACCACGCGCACGCTGCGCAGTTGCGACGAGGCGGCTGAGGCGATTCGCACAATGGTGGTGCGCGGCGCGCCCCTGATCGGCGTGACCGGCGCCTATGGGCTGATGTTGGCGCTGCAGGCGGATTCGAGTGATGCCGCACTCGCTGCTGCGTTCGAGCAGCTCAATGCCACTCGCCCCACGGCGGTGAACCTGCGCTGGGCCCTGGAGCGGGTGCGCGATCGCGTGACGCCGCTGCCCCCGGCTGAGCGGGCTGAGGTGGCGAAGGCGGAAGCGGCGGCCATCGCCGATGAAGACGTGGCCATGTGCGAGGCCATCGGCGAGCACGGCCTGGCGATCTTCCAGCAGCTGGCAGCGGCTCGGCCCGCCGAGCGCCAGGGGCAGCCCTTCAATGTGTTGACCCACTGCAACGCCGGCTGGCTGGCCACGGTGGATTGGGGCACGGCCTTGGCGCCGATCTACAAGGCCCACCGCGCTGGACTCAACATCCATGTGTGGGTGGATGAAACCCGCCCTCGCAACCAGGGGGCTTCGCTCACCGCCTATGAGCTGGGCCGCGAGGGTGTGCCCCACACCGTGATTGTGGATAACGCCGGCGGCCACCTGATGCAGCACGGCCAGGTGGATGCGGTGATCGTGGGCACCGATCGCACCACCCGCCGCGGTGATGTGTGCAACAAGATCGGCACCTATCTGAAGGCCCTCGCCGCCCACGACAACGGCGTGCCCTTCTATGTGGCCCTGCCCGCCTCCACCATCGACTGGACCATCGACGACGGCGTGGCTGAAATTCCGATCGAAGCGCGCAGTGCCCGGGAGGTGACCCACATCCAGGGTCGCGTTGACGACGGCCCGGCTGCCGGCCAGTTGGCCACCGTGCAACTCACCCCTGATGGCAGCGAAGGCTTCAATCCCGCCTTCGACGTGACCCCGGCCCGGCTGGTGACGGCGCTGATCACCGAACGCGGTGTGGCGCCCGCCAGCGAAGCCGGCTTGCGCAACCTCTACGCCTGA
- a CDS encoding metallophosphoesterase produces the protein MPLRRRQLLQLAAAGAGSGAWWLLGQQQQPATAAPSSTPDLRIGLISDLNSSYGSTTYIPQVSQGLQQLLSRKPALVVCAGDMVAGQKRGLSAGQLDAMWESFARTVLAPIRQAGLPFLPAVGNHDGSPGFEADRAAVRRFWTPRRQALGLRFMDAGDFPFHYSALQNDVFWLVWDASSGRIPASQLSWARQQLASPEARQARLRLVVGHLPLVGVSQGRDRAGETLDQAAAVQSLLEQGRVQAYISGHQHAWFPARRGQLDLIHLGAMGSGPRRLLQGAIPPQQTYTTLDINWQDNSLLETTYAVASGQPVAWSRLPATLMGRAGGLNRNVQARSIRR, from the coding sequence ATGCCCCTGCGTCGCCGCCAGCTGCTCCAGCTCGCCGCCGCCGGCGCAGGCAGCGGTGCCTGGTGGCTGCTCGGGCAACAGCAGCAGCCGGCCACGGCGGCCCCGAGCAGCACCCCTGATCTGCGCATCGGCCTGATCAGCGACCTCAACAGCAGCTACGGCTCCACCACCTACATCCCCCAGGTGAGCCAGGGCCTCCAGCAGCTCCTCAGCCGCAAACCAGCCCTGGTGGTCTGCGCCGGCGACATGGTGGCCGGTCAGAAACGGGGCCTGAGCGCCGGTCAGCTGGATGCCATGTGGGAGAGCTTTGCTCGCACCGTGCTGGCACCGATCCGCCAGGCCGGCCTGCCCTTCCTGCCCGCCGTGGGCAACCACGACGGCTCCCCCGGTTTTGAAGCCGATCGGGCGGCCGTGCGCCGCTTTTGGACGCCGCGGCGCCAGGCCCTTGGCCTGCGCTTCATGGATGCGGGCGATTTCCCCTTCCACTACAGCGCCCTGCAGAACGATGTGTTCTGGCTGGTGTGGGATGCCAGCTCCGGGCGCATCCCCGCCAGCCAGCTCAGCTGGGCGCGTCAACAGCTAGCCAGCCCTGAAGCGCGCCAGGCACGGCTACGGCTGGTGGTGGGGCACCTGCCCCTCGTGGGCGTGAGCCAGGGGCGCGATCGCGCCGGTGAAACCCTCGATCAGGCTGCCGCCGTGCAAAGCCTGCTGGAGCAGGGCCGCGTGCAGGCCTACATCAGCGGCCACCAGCACGCCTGGTTCCCCGCACGCCGCGGCCAGCTGGATCTGATTCATCTGGGGGCGATGGGCAGCGGCCCCAGACGGCTCCTCCAGGGAGCCATCCCTCCCCAGCAGACCTACACGACCCTCGACATCAACTGGCAGGACAACTCCCTCCTGGAGACCACCTATGCGGTGGCCAGCGGCCAACCCGTGGCCTGGAGCCGCCTACCCGCCACCTTGATGGGCCGCGCCGGCGGCCTCAACCGCAACGTTCAGGCGCGATCAATCCGCCGGTAG
- a CDS encoding DUF1543 domain-containing protein, protein MELLADHAQLFLVVLGGRTATSHIELHDVRFVVGASIDDTLPELRRQWFGRREGLHLDSYMAVRAIDGWAVSLVREPAAPRPERLWFVNLGAYRPDSLAELHHFGLVVARSPQAAKAAAKRQWLSGALQQHKDDLCAVDDCLAIEQLELLGGERWHLQLDPHPEGLSQPQVPDWFGYRRIDRA, encoded by the coding sequence ATGGAGCTCTTGGCTGACCACGCGCAGTTGTTTTTGGTGGTGCTGGGGGGGCGCACCGCCACCAGTCATATCGAGCTGCACGATGTGCGCTTTGTGGTGGGGGCTTCCATCGATGACACCCTCCCCGAGCTGCGGCGGCAGTGGTTCGGGAGGCGTGAGGGCCTGCACCTGGACAGCTACATGGCGGTGCGGGCGATCGATGGTTGGGCGGTGAGCCTCGTGCGCGAGCCGGCCGCGCCCCGGCCCGAGCGGCTCTGGTTTGTGAACCTGGGCGCCTACCGCCCTGATTCCCTGGCGGAGTTGCACCACTTCGGGCTGGTGGTGGCGCGCTCGCCTCAGGCGGCCAAGGCTGCGGCAAAGCGGCAGTGGCTGTCAGGCGCGCTGCAGCAGCACAAGGATGATCTCTGCGCCGTGGACGACTGCCTGGCGATCGAGCAGCTGGAGTTGCTCGGTGGTGAGCGCTGGCATCTGCAGCTCGATCCCCATCCCGAGGGGTTGAGCCAGCCCCAGGTGCCGGATTGGTTCGGCTACCGGCGGATTGATCGCGCCTGA
- a CDS encoding FAD-dependent oxidoreductase, with product MNDAVDVVVVGAGLSGLIAARRLIEQGQRVRVLEARPRVGGRMVSQTLSDGSVVDLGGQWGGNTHHRFAALLQELGLNRYPSYYAGDGIFCWQSKRIKAPLAERFEDSLVFFEPGALDLDAKELEATRALQRAFTALVAQINPRQPWLTPDAERLDRLTVRAWAAQQTNLPLAHLPLDWLCRVGGSGGFEPWEASILHLAWTQAVAPQTETPEAWLVQGGAGAVSLQLAADLRARSPEALMLEAPVLAIQQNEAMATVMAEGLEPLQARAVIVAVPPPQRQAIRFEPPLPPAHQALLQRTAMGGMTKILTRYNKPFWREQGLNGLGTGEQPWLDLTADSGPPGEQPAVLASFVAGERAITMAALPEAERRALILKDLVSYWGPDAASPLDLVEQAWNGEAWTGGAFTSFPAPGSWTSHARLAAGTEGGPAPASHGRVCWAGTEVSPRWPGYFEGAIEAGELAASTVARHLSP from the coding sequence ATGAACGATGCCGTCGATGTGGTGGTGGTGGGTGCCGGACTCTCCGGGTTGATCGCCGCTCGCCGCTTGATCGAACAAGGACAGCGGGTGCGCGTGCTGGAGGCGCGGCCACGGGTGGGGGGCCGCATGGTGAGCCAGACCCTCAGCGACGGCAGCGTGGTGGATCTGGGAGGCCAGTGGGGAGGCAACACGCACCACCGCTTCGCGGCGCTACTGCAGGAACTCGGGCTGAATCGCTACCCGAGTTACTACGCAGGCGACGGCATCTTCTGTTGGCAAAGCAAGCGCATCAAGGCCCCACTGGCGGAGCGTTTTGAGGACAGCCTGGTGTTCTTTGAGCCTGGGGCCCTCGACCTGGATGCGAAGGAGCTGGAGGCAACCCGCGCACTGCAGCGGGCCTTCACCGCCCTCGTCGCCCAGATCAACCCACGCCAGCCCTGGCTCACCCCCGATGCCGAACGGCTGGATCGGCTCACCGTGAGGGCATGGGCTGCCCAGCAGACCAACCTGCCCCTGGCCCATCTCCCCCTCGACTGGCTCTGCCGAGTGGGGGGATCGGGCGGCTTTGAACCCTGGGAAGCCTCAATCCTGCACCTCGCCTGGACCCAGGCGGTGGCACCGCAGACCGAGACTCCGGAAGCCTGGCTGGTGCAGGGAGGGGCAGGAGCGGTGAGCCTGCAGCTCGCGGCGGACCTTCGGGCCCGCAGCCCGGAGGCCCTCATGCTGGAAGCCCCGGTGCTGGCCATTCAGCAAAACGAGGCCATGGCAACCGTGATGGCCGAGGGGCTCGAACCGCTGCAGGCCCGTGCGGTGATCGTGGCGGTGCCACCACCGCAGCGGCAAGCGATCCGCTTTGAACCGCCCTTGCCCCCGGCACATCAAGCCCTGCTGCAACGCACAGCCATGGGCGGCATGACCAAAATCCTCACGCGCTACAACAAGCCCTTCTGGCGTGAGCAGGGACTGAACGGTCTGGGGACCGGTGAACAGCCCTGGCTGGATCTCACCGCCGACAGCGGCCCCCCTGGCGAGCAACCGGCCGTGCTGGCCAGCTTTGTGGCAGGCGAGCGGGCCATCACCATGGCCGCACTGCCGGAGGCGGAACGGCGAGCGCTGATCCTCAAGGATCTGGTGAGCTATTGGGGCCCCGACGCCGCAAGCCCCCTCGATCTGGTGGAACAAGCCTGGAATGGCGAAGCCTGGACCGGCGGTGCCTTCACCAGCTTTCCTGCACCAGGCAGCTGGACCAGCCATGCCCGCCTGGCTGCCGGCACCGAGGGTGGCCCGGCTCCCGCCAGCCATGGGCGGGTGTGCTGGGCCGGTACCGAGGTCTCCCCGCGCTGGCCTGGCTATTTCGAAGGCGCCATCGAGGCCGGGGAGCTGGCCGCGTCCACTGTTGCCCGACACCTGAGCCCATGA